taaacgttgttgtcgtgtgaccaagaggtcacgggttcgagtcttaggagcggcctcttgccaaataaattggcaagggaaggcttgcccccagtacacccttgtggtgggacccctccccggaccctcgctcagcggggacgcgtagtgcgaccgggccgccccaCTGTTGTTTGGCTACTATATAAAGCCTTTTGTTTTATCATAAGAGGATATGAATAAGAAATCAAAAAAACACTTGCTTCTTCTGCAATTTCTTCTCACTTTTCTTGTTTCTTATAATCTCAGCTTATGGTATTAAATTCAGTCTTATCATCTAGCAAGACATTGTGATTACCCAATTCATATAAAGGATATCATCCAATATAACCTATTGTATAAAAATATGTCATAATCTCTTTTATGATATCTTAAATTGAACATATGATATGGTTTTTGTCATCTTTATCATATTCAATCATATAGTTTCTCGATCTCCAAGTACATTGTAAAACCAATTAATTGATACCCTTATCAATTTATTTAAGCATGGTCATGCATTTCTCAGTCTCACTTATTGAGAGGTCTAGTTGATATCTTTCTTATAATGTGATGGATTAATTCCATATCTATAACTCATATTCATCTGCATGAATCATATTGTGTCGAATCACAACCTTCATAGTTGTTCAATTAAAGACAATGCTAGATTATATCAAAACACACTACTTTTCATGTAGGAATCCATAGTGACATCGGGTTTAAGGAATTAATGACACTGCTATAATTAAGATCACTTATGACACTAACTCATGTAATGATCTCATCGTGAGTCTGTCTACTACCATGTTCCCCGACATGTACCCGTGAGTTTGAATTGTATCTTCATATGCTATGTTCATCGCATGAACATCAATCAACCCTCATAATAAtcttaatttagtattattccCACAATAATAATTGACCAGAGACATTTAGAATAATAAACTATTattcaataatattattataaagcTAACATGCAAAAACTTTAATAATAATGATAGTAATCTTTATTAGATTAAGATAACCGTAATAACATGATCCTTATTGGCCTAGGGCACAATTGCTAACAATTGCATATCATGGCGTAAATCCATTCTCATTGCTTTATGTATTAAGCAATGAACTAAGCTTGTGCTTAAATATGATCTGGCCCCATATCCAAATGAAAATTCACCTGAATATGAAAACTGGTTGTAGATCGACAATCTAGTTTTTCATGGCTTATAAACTCCATGTCCGATGAGTTAAAAGAGACTTTTCTATTTGCTCCAATAGCTAGAGCTTTGTGGAAAGAGCTAAAGTATAGGTATGCAGAAATAATTGGCCActtgtatttttatttgagaAAAGAATTGAACATTATAATGCAATGGAGAATGATAGTGACAATGTTCTTTAACAAGCTAAAATGGTTGTGGGATGAAATCATAGTACTTAAACCTACTCATAATTGTAAGTGTGTTAAAGCATGATCTATAGTGAAAAATCTATATGATGAGGATAAGTTGATAAAATTTCTCTATGGCCTGAATGTTGAGTATGAACATGTGAGTAATCAAATTGTCTTAATGGATCATCTTCCCAATGTTATtaagaattttaaaaaaaaaaaacaaaaggaagTACCCATTGTTGAAGTCACAAATGAATTTGCTAATCTTACTATTGGTGCAAAATCTTCAAATAATGCATCAAGTAACATGAATCCTAACAATGATAGATTcaacaagaaaaagaagataaaaataGCAAGTATAGTTGACATCAGGCAAATATAACTCTATTACGTGGCTCCGCAGAAGCCCGAACCTActcttaaaagaaaaagaatacgTAACATCTCCTCAACTAAATACAGTAAAACGACTACGTACCAGAAGCTTGACTCTAGAAGTCTCACTAGACCTAGTCGGGGATCCAGTCGTTACCATAATCACACCTGATCATGAGAATCACTAATCAAGTGGCCTTAAGGAATATCAGGCCCCAATATATAGGCACACATCCTCTTATCATGGAAAACTGCAGGCAACTCATTACCGAACTGGAAAAATTGGTGACTCTAGGAAAGCTATACCATTTCTTGAAAAAGTGAGGCCAGGTTTGACATCAGAAGAAAGGTGGAGAAAATATAAAGCCCATGTGACGTTATCAAAGTCATCACTAGAGGTCCTGATCTGAAAGCATCACCAAAAAGAAGGCCCACTAAGAACAAAAAACCAGATACACTAGCATCAAACTTCTCGTTTGGTGGATCGAGGCGCACCCCTATGATAGCACACAATGACGCACTAGTGATTGAAACCCAAATCGAGAACTTCAATGTCCGTAGGGTGTTGGTAGACACTGGGAGCTCAGccaatattatcatgaggaAAGCCTACGAGGCACTTAGCCACGAATCAACGGACACTCAATCGCTCTATTGGGCAGTGTTGTCATGAGAATTGAGGTCGGGCACTCCCAAACCATTTGGCAGCCAGAAGCAGAGTTCCTGGTGATGGACGTTTGGTTGTCGTACAACATGGTCTTTGGACGACCCGTGTTGTCAGATTCTGGAGATGCACTGTCCATTCGACACCTAGGATGACAAATCCCCACAGCTAGGGGAATGGACATAACCCAATGAGACCAATCAACATCCCAATAGATATATATGCATTCACTCAAAATGAAGTTAATCGAGGACGAGTTGGCGGAAGCAGGGGAAAAAGAGGTAAAGCTGATCGAAGCGCGAAAGTCTGTTTGGCTAACAGAGCACAAAACAGCATGGACTTCAACAAGGAGTCCTCCCTTCACGAAGGGGAAACAACGCATAAGCGTCGAACCAAAGGAATCCTACTCACTCCTCCGCATCGACAGTCTCATGAACCCCGTGATAGAATACACCATTTATTCATGACTTCATGGTAAATCAGACCACCAATACATCTACCTCTCCTTTTGAATACTATAGTCCTCATCTTACTTTTATCGCAAATATTTCTAGAATACAAGAACCAAAAACATTTACAGAAGCTAATACTAACCCTCTTGGCAAGCATCTATAGTTGCAAGCTCTTGAAAATAATGAAACATGGACCCTGGTCAAATTGCCATCAAACAAAAAGGCAATTATATCTAAATGGGGTTTTTCCAGATAAAATGCAAAGTCAATGGCACTGTAGAAAGACACAAGACTGGGTTGGTAGCCAAAGGCTACACATAACTATGGGGTTTACTATACTTAGTGTTTTTCATAAGTTAACAAAGTTACCACCGTTAGGATGTTCATTGCTATAGAAGCAGCCAAAAATTGGAATATACATCAAGCAGATATAAATAATGCTTATCTATAATGTCACATAGAAGATGAGTTGTATATGCTACGTCTTGACGAatatcaaaaagaaaaagaaaggacaGTGTGCAAGTTAAACAAGTCTCTATATGGATTGAGGAAGGTTCGGAGAAAGTGGAACTTAGAATTTACAATAAGATACATTTGATGGGTTTTGTCAAATCCATACACAATTACTGCTTATTTATTATGAAAGCTGGATGAGGGTTCTTGGCATTAATTGTTTATGGACTATTTACTCATCACATGAACTTGAAATTCCTTATTCAATCATTTAATGAGGAACTCGACATAACAATTACTATTAAAGATCTTAGCATTGCAAAGTATTTCTTGGGTGCTGAACCCGCAAGATCACCAACATGTATATCTCTTCCACAATAGAAGTATATAAATGATTTGATTATTGATGCTGGTCTACAATCACAGCAAGGAGTCAATAGTCCATTTCCTACTGGTGTTAATTCCAACCCGGAGTATAATACTTATGAATCTCATAAGACATAAAAGATTAGTGGGGAGATTGCGTTATCTTGGTTTTACTAAACCATATATAAGCTACGTCACCGAACAACTTAGTCAACACATGAATTCCCCATCAAAGGGTCATATGCCAATAAATGTTCATGTTTTGCACTACTTgaaaccataggcctattttgctCTTCAAAGAATGATTTTAGTCTTTACCGCTATCGTGACTTTGATTAGGGACGTTGCAAGATCACTGGAAGATCTATTAATGGGTATTGTGTGCTTTTAGGCAATTCTTTGAAGTCTAAGAAGCAAGGCACAAGGCACAGTAACCAAATCATCTCCTAAAACAGAGTATAGATCCATGACAACAACATTATTTGAATTGAAGTGGCCAGTGTATTGCTTCAAGAGTTTGACATCAAACCATCCACACATATTCCATTGTATTATGATAACCAATCAGTTATATACATAGCTTCTAATCTCGTCTTTCATGAACAAACCAAGCACATAACAATTGACTGTCATATTGTGCAAGAGTGTCTCATTGATTGGTTTATTTCAACTCCTTATGTTGCTTCCAAATTTCAATTGGTAGATGTATTCACAAAGCCCTTAAGCTCAGTTCAAATATGGCTAAGCTTATGCAAGTTGGAATTGGTATCTATACCATCCACGCAGGGGGATGTGTAAAGAGTACATAATAGTATTATGGTTATGTATATTAGAGATTATATTGTTTATTTGTAGATTATATCTTATCTGTATATTCAACATAGTTAGTTCCCTATTTCTAGCCTAGAATATAGAATTAGACTTTCACTGCAACGTGAATTGTATTCtgtatatatattgaattataCATCCATATCAGAGACCAAACCTTAATCTATCTCCCTCTAACCGAaatatctttctctctcctcccaCGACCGCTGGCCTCCATCACCGCCGCCATGACCACCACCTCCACAACCTCCAACACCGAAACTCCTAATACCGAAAATTCCAACACCATGACAGCTAATAACGACATCACTTCTACCACCCATCCGTCCCTCACCGTATCAAACATCTCCACTTTTATCAAAATTACCCTAGACATCGAAAAAGGACACTACCCAACCTGGGCTGCCCTGTTTAAACTTCATGTCAAAGCCTTCCAGGTCCTCGATCACATTATTCCTCCTCAAACCACAAACACTTCCGCTAACTCCCTGCAGCACAAAAACCCTGAAGTCTGGTCCCGTATCGATGTTGTTGTCCTCCAATGGATATATAGCACTATCTCTCTTGACTTGCTTCATACCATCATTGAAGCAGATTTCACCGCCGCCAAAGCCTGGAGCCGTCTACAGGATATATTTTCAGACAACAAGCACTCTCGTGCTCTTTTTCTTCAACAAGAATTCTCAAAAATCAAGCTAGATGACTTTTCTGATATCTCTTCCTACTGTCAACATCTCAAATCTCTCTCCGATCAATTATCGAATGTGGACTGTCCTGTTACCAATGATCaaatggtcttacaacttataTCTGGTTTAACTGATGCTTATGATACTGTTGGCACTTAGATCTGACATGGGAATCCTCTCCCTCCCTTTCACAAAGCCAGGTCCATGCTCATCCTCGAAGAGATAGGCTGGGAATGTAACTAACTACCACAACTGCTATATAAGCAACTCAACTGTATCTCTGTAATTTACATTGAATGAGTGTTAAGTGTTCTTTCTCTCAATTCACCTTATTTCACAGCAAGTACACATGTATTTCTTCTAAACCTGAGCACCACCAATATTTTCAACCTTCGCTGGGACGatattatttatttcatgttcTAAGGTTCATAAAGTAAACTTCAGTTTTACCTCTCTAGTCTAAGCTGTTAATCTTTTTCGTTTCTGAAATGGAATGCGAAAAATGAAATCTATGTTGTTCTATTCTGTTCAGTGTATCACAAGTGTCACATTTCAATGTAAATGGTAGACTCAGTTAATCTGCTAAAGTTACTCGGCTGACTAAGTTTTTCTTTATCACTGTGATAAAGTTCAGAGACGAATAAAAAAAACCCACATAGGAAGACATTCTAATGGCAAAAAGTCAGTAAGTCCCATCTTATTCGCAACAAAATAACAAGGCATGTGAGACAGAAAAAATGGGACCATGGCCTGTCTTAGAGGCCTAAACAGTTGTACAGATGAATCACAAGACAACTCCTTTTGATGGATGGTGACCTTATCAAATGATTACCATGTGAAGGCCATGTTACCCTTGTCTTCACACTCGTACTTGAAAACATTATTCAACTCCGACAAAACCTTAGGAGAGTTCCGACCGATAAAATGGTCTACAGTCTACTTCTTTCATTATATTCACAAGGTAAAAGTTTAAATTCGTAAAAATCCACTTCAATGAGCTATAATTCCCCAACTGTAAGACTATTTAAAAGGGCTAAAAATATGCTGAGCAACAAATCAGAAAACATTTCACCTGAATGTCCTCATTGAAAGGAATGTGGATGCCAAGCAGCCAATTTTCTCTGAATAAGAGACCAGAAAAGAAAATGCCCATCAAATCTTTCTCTAGAGATGCTATACAAAGATATATCCTCGGAGCAATTAACCCTTAACAAAATCCGAAATTTGATAACCTAGAGTAAGCACTACAATGGAGTGTTCCACATGTTTTAAATCTCATTACCATGAGCAGATGTCTTCTGTGATTTAAATTTGATAATGCAACTCCCTAAACAATCTAGCATGATCATACGTTCATAAGTCATAAGAAGTGACACCTATAGGTGGTTGAGGAAGCCCATCTATCATACTCAGTTGTCTTCTCAGCTTAACAATATGAGCCTGCACCtattacattttatttattataattaggTATATACATCATGAAAAGTTCTAAATTATGTGCCAAAAACAGTATAAGCAAGCATACGAgatgggaaaaaaaaaattaaatgatacTCAAGTGTGTTAAAAATTAATACAAAAGAAAACGTTCACCACTGTAAACCTACAATCAAGATGGGACTATAAAGCACCGATTCGGGTACGGTTTTCGGTGGCaaatgaaatttttaaaaaatacgaCAATTctctatataattaattatatatattacatgtaaaaatatataaaaaagacataaataaaatttaaaagtgTTAAATGTACATAAATTACAGTCCAATTATTTCTCTACTTACAGAGGGTAAATGTGTTATTTTTCAGTCCAATTGTTTTCCTGCTTAATCATATTTATTTAAGCAAGACTATTttggagacaaactttagaaaTATTTATAAGTGTAAATGTGTCATTTTTAAGCATATAGAGGGTAAATTCCTATGAAGCACCGACTTGTGTGGCAAAcgacatttttcaaaaatactaGATACATGTGTAGTAGGACACAGAAAATttctatataattatatatatatatatatataagaaaaacataaattagatttaaatttaCAGTCTCATTATTTCCCAGCATATAAAGCGTAAATGTGTCATTCTCAGTGCAATTATTTCCCTGCATACTCATATTTGCATATTTGTTTAAGAAATACTATTTTGGAGACTAACTTTTTAGGAAGATTTATAAGTGTAaatatgtcttttttttttaagcataaaaagggcggcccggtcgcattacgcgtccccgctgagcgagggtccggggaggggtcccaccacaagggtgtattgggggcaagccttcccttacCAATTtgattggcaagaggccgctcctaagactcgaacccgtgacctctggtcacacggcaacaacgttttaccgttgcgccaaggctcgccctctttaAGCATAAACGGGTAAATTCTGCTTGGTTTACTCAAGAGGGATAACctcttgtttttttctttttaaaaaactaGACACGACAAGGACACAGCGGGACACGTTTTTTTCCGTGTAGGGTCCGAGTCCGGCGAGTCCACTCTGATCTCCCGGAAGAATCAATGCTTCTTAGGTAAATTCAGTTTGACTCCTTACTCGAGATGGATAACTTTttggttttttctttttaaaaaactGGACAAGGCAGGACACGTTTTATCCGTATCGGGTGCGAGTCTGCCCATGTCCCCGGTGAGTCCTTATGCCCGGAGAATCCGACGCCACCACTCCGACCCCTAGAAGAGTCGGCACTTCATAGAGATGGGATATTATCAAACTATGAGTGCTTTCTCTATGTCGCACGGAAATGAAAACGGAAACAAAACAgtaatttctaaaaaaacataaaaaatgaaaacGTGGAGAAATATAttgtgtaaatattaaaaatatcggaatatatttataaatattaaaaatataataatatatttaaaaaactgCAAGAATTTTTAATTACACGTACAATGGTTTACTGACTCACCCACCCAcccattatctataaattataatatattccATCACCAGTTATTTGTGATGATAGGTGTTATTATgcatttacaaattaactaaaatccaatatatatatatttttttttattctattttgatttaagaataaaattaactAGAAGATGAAAATCATACAAGAACGAAGAACGTGACAAGGATAAAACTCTTCGATCAGAGATGAGAACTCAATTTGatgataaaaaagaaaacagagaTGAGAATTGATTCATAGTTGTACTttgtaaaattatactaaattactTTTACCTTGTAAAACTATACTTCAGTCTCTGGTTttgaattaatattttttttatcctagTAACAACCATTCATTGTCATTTGTGACTAGATGGTGTTATTAACACCACTATGATACTGAGATAATGATTTTTAAGTCATGAAGGGTTATAACCTCAAAAGTCCAAGGTTTTAAggaaaaagaatataatatttcCCAGCCAAAGTAGCATTATCGCTTAATAATTATAATCGTCTGAccatattatttaaaaaaagacATGCTAACCTCCTCGCGAGCAGCTGCAAGTTTCAAAAGCTCATCTGCTTctgaaaaattcaaaaaccaTCGGCTTAAGGGATGATCTTTCGTGTCTCCTCTCTTTTTGTCACTTATATTTCCAGCAGGAACTGCAAAAATTCGAAACAGCAAATATAACAATGAAACAGTCATGAGGGGAAGTTTTTTAAAAAGTGCAACCATGTTACTTGGATAAGAACTATCTCAGGAAGATGCTTTGACACATAAAACAGTGGGACTGTAATAGTGGGACAGAAGTTCTGTAATAAAGggtatttatatatgaaatgTTACCAGGAATAGGTAAATGAAATCCAGCAGGTAGTCTGGGCACAACTACAGCAGGATGATTAAGCACACGAGCCAAAAACATTTCTGTAGGATCAGGAAAGACAATGTCATTGTAAGATTCCACAACAACTGGTTTTTTTATTGATTGAGGAGAGGTTTCATCTTCAGGATACAGCTTCAACTGGTGATACCTGCAGAAATTGAACTGTTACTAGTCTCCTCCTGAAGTAAATCAATGCATCAACATGTGTAACTACTCACAACTCTAACTGTTTATCACAAACATCGCTGTGAAAGTAAAGAGTGATTGCAATTTCAAATTCACCCCAGCCACATTCTGATATCTCAAAAGGAGGTGACTCCACCACTCTTGTGGGATTATTGAAACTGGGATGCAAGTGGAACACCACTCGCTTTATCACTACTCCAAGATCTTCATTTGTTGCCCCACGCACATAGACAGTCCACTTATGTGACTGAGACCTAATGAATGAAGAAGCTTTATTTAAAAACCATATACCATACTGCAGGGatttcaaaaaattaaataaacaggTTAAGGCACAGAATTATCCTATCAGAAATACACTTACTCACTAGCCTTTCGTCCAAGGTAAAATGCAATTGTTCCATGTACCACAGGAACGCTTACTTCCATGTCATTGATTCTCCTGTTTGTAACCTACATGGTGAGGGGAACAAAGTATAATTTCACCATTTTAGTAAGAAATTACAATGTATGTTTTTTCTTTGCCGAAAATTGAAGTTTAACACAGCTATCAGAAAATGCAGCTTCATAGCCTTAAAGTTGAGACTAAATATAGCTCGGACAAAAAGTATGCTGCTTGAACAGCTAAAAAATTCCCAATATCTGACTATGCCTCTATTCTTGACAAAATTGCCAAAGTAATATGCAATGGAGAAGAAAACATTATTCAAAACTAACAATTCATGCATATCGATATTAGCTTTACTCAAAATTTAAGAGCAAAATGGCCGTCAGAACAATCAGCAAGCAAAAGATTACGCAGAGATATCTTGTAAGCAAAAAAAATTCCAGACGTTCAAAGATGAAAAATAATGCAATTCAATCCAAAATTGAGAAGATAATTAAATGATGAGCAAACAATTTTAGTTTTCAGATCGCAACGTGAGGACAAAAGAGATTACCTTATTCTCGCTCTCTTCAGTATCGTTCCCACATCTGATGCGCTGCGATTTCGCAGCAGAGAAAAATCCTTCGGGCTGAGATTCAACCGGCGGTGGTCTAGCCGGTAATGAGGATGCATTAACCATTTCACGATCAGGGGTTTCCCGCTTGAAATTTCAGGCTTCTCGGTTTTATGATGGGTTTAAAGTTTACAGTAGATAGtctcctcaaaaaaaaaaaaaaaaagtttacagTAGATAGGTAcgtttgtactttttttttttttgaatgaaataaTGAATTGAATAAATGAATCAAATCAATGCCAGTAGGCTTACAAGTGAAGGGGAGTGGAAGTTGTTACAGTAAAACCCGAAGAAAAAAGTCCTAATCTGGCTGTTTCATCTGCTAGCCGGTTGCCTTCCCTGCGAACAAAACGAAACATGCAATTTGGGATAGCCTGAGCAATTGATCTGCAGTCTGCTAAAATCATCCCCATACTAGAAAAGTCTTCTACCGAATCACTTCGTAACGCATTAATAACAATCTGAGAGTCTCCCTCGACACAAACTGACACTTCTCCTCTATCTTTTATCCACGTAAGGGCCTCTTTGCACGAAATAGCCTCAGCCACAGCAGGGGGAAAGCGGCCTAGAACTGATCCAAACCTTGCTGCAAACGCGCCTTCGCTGTTGCAAATTACAGCACCAATACCCGTCCGAGGGCTGTTTAGCGGGATCGATGCATCAAAGCTTATTCTCACCCTTCCTTCTTGATCCCTCCCAACACCCCAGTTACCTTGATCGACTGCTCTGGCCGTCGGTCCTTCTGCTTCACTATTTGCTGCAAGCCACGATTTGTAGAAAACTTCCGCATTTGCAGCAGCCGCCTCGGGGTTTATTACTTTCTGTTGCCACACCTTTTGGTTTCGACAAAACCAAAGGTACCATAGCAGAGTAGCGACTTGACCTGCTTGATCCGGATTGGTGCTGTTTATAGTCTCCTCCCACCAGGTTTCAAACTCAACCAGACCCGATCCACGCATCTGCGACAAGGAAGACAAATTCCAGACCGCAATAGAAAAGGGGCAGCGAAGCATGATGTGAGAAATAGTCTCATTCGATGCTGAACAGAATGGGCACTGTGGACTTATATCGACTCGTCGTGAAAGGAGAGATACTCTTGTTAGGATTATGTTCCATGCGGCTCGCCAGATGAAGTTTTTTACCTTCGGAGGGCAAAGCATATTCCATAGCTTATTCCAAGGTGCGTTTCGCACCGTCTCAGGGGGATTGGGGTCAT
The DNA window shown above is from Euphorbia lathyris chromosome 1, ddEupLath1.1, whole genome shotgun sequence and carries:
- the LOC136206237 gene encoding transcription initiation factor TFIID subunit 14b; translation: MVNASSLPARPPPVESQPEGFFSAAKSQRIRCGNDTEESENKVTNRRINDMEVSVPVVHGTIAFYLGRKASESQSHKWTVYVRGATNEDLGVVIKRVVFHLHPSFNNPTRVVESPPFEISECGWGEFEIAITLYFHSDVCDKQLELYHQLKLYPEDETSPQSIKKPVVVESYNDIVFPDPTEMFLARVLNHPAVVVPRLPAGFHLPIPVPAGNISDKKRGDTKDHPLSRWFLNFSEADELLKLAAAREEVQAHIVKLRRQLSMIDGLPQPPIGVTSYDL